A stretch of the Candidatus Angelobacter sp. genome encodes the following:
- a CDS encoding right-handed parallel beta-helix repeat-containing protein: MNPFSQFSTTRRAGHLGCPPGCGFKIGMCLFCTALLGAFAAVACAGEKLDPVSASGEQQLPRAMHTRMKDRPVITVGLRDADIVGADNRALQAAVDYVSGLGGGTVQISEGEFLMRDSLHLRSFVTVRGIKGKTILHKGRAAVSPLALDGDYGEEQITIANPDGFNVGYGLSIWDSQSGGFHTTVARITGQNGSAFSIDMPLNADCMVANKAQAATVFPVVSGYDIEGVRVENLIIDGNKDENVYLNGCRGGGIFLYRGFGTVIENCVVKNYHGDGISFQQSNDVIVQNCISEDNTGLGLHPGSGSQRPVVRECVARRNGEDGLYLCWRVKYGLFERNIFENNGRFGISIGHKDTDNVLQENQVFSNGQDGVFFRNESAGMAGHRNRLENNVIENNGLKDGVAGIRVSGETRNLVFRNNIIRDTRSAGTRKQAVGIRIEPEAGEVVLEGNTIEAQTTVEDLRAAKP, encoded by the coding sequence TTCTGCACCGCGCTCCTTGGCGCGTTCGCGGCCGTTGCGTGCGCCGGTGAAAAGCTGGATCCCGTTTCGGCCAGCGGTGAGCAACAGCTTCCGCGAGCGATGCATACCAGAATGAAGGACCGCCCGGTAATTACCGTCGGGCTTCGCGACGCGGACATCGTGGGTGCGGACAACCGCGCATTGCAGGCCGCTGTGGACTACGTCAGCGGCCTTGGTGGAGGCACGGTGCAGATCAGCGAAGGCGAATTCCTGATGCGCGATTCACTGCATCTGCGCTCTTTCGTGACGGTGCGGGGAATCAAGGGCAAAACGATCCTTCACAAAGGCAGGGCGGCTGTGTCCCCGCTGGCGCTCGATGGCGATTACGGCGAGGAGCAGATCACAATCGCGAATCCGGATGGTTTCAACGTGGGTTATGGGCTTTCGATCTGGGACAGTCAGTCGGGCGGATTCCACACCACCGTCGCCCGCATTACCGGGCAGAATGGAAGCGCGTTCTCCATTGATATGCCGTTAAACGCCGATTGCATGGTGGCCAACAAGGCGCAGGCCGCGACCGTTTTTCCTGTTGTCAGCGGCTACGATATCGAGGGTGTTCGCGTGGAAAACCTGATCATTGATGGGAACAAGGATGAGAATGTCTATCTCAACGGATGCCGTGGCGGCGGCATATTTCTTTACCGGGGCTTCGGCACCGTCATTGAGAATTGCGTGGTGAAGAATTATCACGGCGACGGAATCAGCTTTCAGCAATCGAACGACGTGATCGTTCAGAACTGCATCAGCGAGGACAATACGGGATTGGGTCTCCATCCCGGCAGCGGCTCGCAACGACCCGTCGTCCGGGAATGTGTCGCACGCCGCAACGGCGAAGACGGATTGTATCTGTGCTGGCGCGTGAAGTACGGTCTGTTTGAAAGAAACATTTTCGAGAACAACGGCCGGTTCGGCATCTCCATCGGACACAAAGACACGGACAATGTTCTGCAGGAGAATCAGGTCTTCTCGAATGGGCAGGACGGCGTTTTTTTCCGCAATGAAAGCGCGGGCATGGCTGGACACCGCAACCGTCTTGAGAACAACGTCATCGAGAACAACGGCCTGAAGGATGGTGTCGCCGGCATTCGGGTGAGCGGCGAAACCCGGAACCTGGTTTTCCGCAACAACATCATTCGCGACACCCGGTCGGCGGGGACCCGGAAGCAGGCCGTCGGTATCCGGATTGAACCGGAGGCCGGCGAGGTTGTTTTGGAGGGCAACACCATAGAAGCGCAGACCACGGTGGAAGATTTGCGCGCGGCGAAACCTTGA